The following proteins are encoded in a genomic region of Brachypodium distachyon strain Bd21 chromosome 1, Brachypodium_distachyon_v3.0, whole genome shotgun sequence:
- the LOC100830563 gene encoding uncharacterized protein LOC100830563 produces MASNGAGKKTPPPASASSSSSTLRNSMTLQFARQVVTGRWFMVFACLLILSASGATYIFGIYSKELKSTLGYDQRTLNTLSFFKDLGANVGVLSGLINEVTPPWVVLSMGAAMNLAGYLMIYLAIDGKTRRPPVWLMCIYICVGANSQSFTNTGALVTCVKNFPESRGVVLGLLKGFVGLSGAIFTQLYIAIYGDDAKSLVLLVAWLPAAVSIVFVHTVRIMPYRVRGDRGENASGIGTGTDSGGSDPFFCFLYISMALAAYLLVMIVVQNQVDFSHAAYSVSAAALLLILFLPLAVVIKQEFRAKQELEAALLLPPTVTVDKPSSPSPPATAALQMAEPKTELSASPPQTSSSSSCSGSCLKHMFNPPAQGEDYTILQALVSVDMIVLFLATICGVGGTLTAIDNMGQIGQSLGYPAKSIKTFISLISIWNYAGRVTAGFFSEHVLTRYKFPRPLMLTLVLLLACVGHLLIAFGVPSSLYAASVIIGFCFGAQWPLLFAIISEVFGLKYYSTLYNFGSVASPVGAYVLNVRVAGYFYDVEAAKQHGGKLDGAGDKTCIGVQCFKMSFLIITAATVAGALVSLLLVWRTRKFYRSDIYAKFRDGGADAGERPVVAEQRPTKELTESNSVNGRKE; encoded by the coding sequence ATGGCGTCCAACGGAGCCGGCAagaagacgccgccgccggcttcggcttcgtcttcgtcctcAACGCTGAGAAACTCCATGACTCTCCAGTTCGCGCGGCAGGTGGTAACCGGCCGCTGGTTCATGGTGTTCGCGTGCCTGCTGATCCTCTCAGCCTCAGGCGCCACCTACATCTTCGGCATCTACTCCAAGGAGCTGAAGTCCACTTTGGGCTACGACCAGCGGACGCTCAACACGCTCTCCTTCTTCAAGGACCTGGGCGCCAACGTGGGCGTCCTCTCCGGGCTCATCAACGAGGTCACCCCGCCATGGGTCGTGCTCTCCATGGGCGCCGCCATGAACCTGGCGGGCTACCTCATGATCTACCTCGCCATCGACGGCAAgacgcgccgcccgcccgtgtGGCTCATGTGCATCTACATCTGCGTCGGCGCCAACTCGCAGTCCTTCACCAACACGGGCGCGCTCGTCACCTGCGTCAAGAACTTCCCGGAGAGCCGCGGCGTCGTGCTGGGCTTGCTCAAGGGGTTCGTCGGGCTCAGCGGGGCGATCTTCACGCAGCTGTATATCGCCATCTATGGCGATGATGCCAAGTCTCTGGTGCTGCTCGTGGCCTGGCTCCCCGCCGCGGTGTCCATCGTGTTCGTCCACACCGTGCGCATCATGCCGTACCGTGTGCGCGGTGACCGCGGCGAGAACGCGAGCGGCATCGGCACCGGCACtgacagcggcggcagcgacccGTTCTTCTGCTTCCTCTACATCTCCATGGCGCTGGCGGCGTACCTGCTGGTGATGATCGTGGTGCAGAACCAGGTGGACTTCTCCCACGCCGCGTACTCTGTATCGGCCGCCGCGCTGCTGCTCATCCTCTTCCTgccgctcgccgtcgtcaTCAAGCAGGAGTTCAGAGCCAAGCAGGAGCTCGAGGCCGCCCTCCTTCTTCCCCCAACCGTGACAGTCGACAAGCCATCATCTCCTTCTCCaccagccaccgccgccttgCAAATGGCAGAGCCCAAAACAGAGCTCTCAGCATCACCACCACaaacatcttcttcttcttcttgctcggGCTCGTGCCTGAAGCACATGTTCAACCCGCCAGCACAAGGGGAGGACTACACGATCCTCCAGGCTCTAGTGAGCGTGGACATGATAGTCCTCTTCCTGGCAACAATCTGCGGCGTGGGGGGAACGCTAACAGCCATCGACAACATGGGCCAGATAGGCCAATCTCTGGGCTACCCagccaagagcatcaagaccTTCATCTCGCTCATCAGCATCTGGAACTACGCGGGGCGAGTAACAGCCGGGTTCTTCTCAGAGCACGTCCTGACGCGCTACAAGTTCCCTCGCCCATTGATGCTGACTCTAGTGCTCCTCCTGGCCTGCGTCGGCCACCTCCTGATCGCCTTCGGTGTCCCGAGCTCTCTCTACGCGGCGTCAGTGATCATCGGGTTCTGCTTCGGGGCGCAGTGGCCGCTCCTCTTCGCCATCATCTCCGAGGTCTTCGGGCTCAAGTACTACTCCACGCTCTACAACTTCGGCTCCGTCGCCAGCCCCGTCGGCGCATACGTGCTCAACGTGCGCGTCGCGGGCTACTTTTACGATGTCGAGGCGGCGAAACAGCATGGGGGGAAGCTTGATGGGGCCGGCGATAAGACGTGCATCGGGGTGCAGTGCTTCAAGATGAGCTTCCTGATCATCACCGCCGCCACGGTCGCCGGAGCTCTTGTGTCGTTGTTGCTTGTTTGGAGGACCAGGAAGTTCTACCGGAGCGACATCTATGCTAAGTTCAGGGATGGTGGTGCCGATGCCGGTGAACGGCCGGTggtggcggagcagcggccgaCGAAAGAGTTGACCGAGTCAAACTCAGTCAACGGGAGGAAGGAGTAG
- the LOC100830872 gene encoding SEC12-like protein 1: MAGGGGGQVPSSMLVGKVTCGAWIRRRDGGAAASRLLVLYGRAAAASSPPLLDLLAFDASKSALASEEPLLRVVMGEDGADAPRAIAVHPGGDEFVCATAKGCRLFKLVYEEFSINLISRDCPPLQSVGPQRCLAFSTDGAKFAIGGEDGRLRIFQWPSLTVLLDEPKAHKSFRDMDISLDSEFLVSTSTDGSARIWKLDGGAPLVNLTRSADEKIECCCFSRDGTKPFLFCTLVKGKDNVTMVLDITNWKRIGYKRLLAKPISTLSVSLDGKYLALGSHDGDCCVVDVKTMQVSHLSKKIHLGSPISSIEFCPTERVVISTSHQWGAEITKLNVPADWKVWQIWLVLLSFFGASAILFYTFFKYTTLL, translated from the exons atggcgggcggcggcggcggccaggttCCCTCCTCGATGTTGGTCGGGAAGGTGACCTGTGGGGCGTGGATACGGCGGCGGGACGggggggcggcggccagccGCCTCCTCGTGCTGtacggccgcgccgccgcggcctcgtcCCCGCCACTCCTCGACCTCCTCGCCTTCGACGCCAGCAAGTCCGCTCTCGCCTCCGAGGAGCCCCTG CTGAGGGTCGTGATGGGCGAGGACGGAGCCGACGCGCCGCGCGCCATCGCCGTGCaccccggcggcgacgagtTCGTCTGCGCCACCGCCAAAGGCTGCAG GCTGTTTAAGCTGGTCTATGAGGAATTCAGCATCAACCTTATTTCAAGAGATTGTCCACCTCTCCAATCAGTTGGGCCTCAGAGATGTTTGGCATTCAGTACTGATGGTGCTAAGTTTGCTATAGGTGGTGAG GATGGACGTCTCAGAATATTTCAATGGCCAAGTCTCACTGTGCTTTTGGATGAACCTAAAGCTCATAAATCCTTCCGAGACATGGACATTAG CTTGGATTCAGAGTTTTTAGTCTCGACATCCACTGATGGCTCTGCAAGAATATGGAAGCTAGATGGGGGAGCCCCACTAGTAAATTTGACTAGATCTGCG GATGAGAAGATTGAGTGCTGCTGCTTTTCTAGGGATGGAACTAAACCTTTCTTGTTTTGCACACTTGTAAAAG GTAAGGATAATGTGACTATGGTTTTGGACATAACTAACTggaagagaattggatacaaAAGACTTCTGGCAAAGCCTATTTCCACACTTTCAGTTAGCTTGGATGGGAAGTATCTCGCACT AGGAAGCCATGATGGTGACTGTTGTGTTGTGGATGTGAAGACGATGCAAGTTTCTCACTTGAGCAAGAAGATCCATCTTGGCTCCCCAATTTCCTCGATTGAATTTTGTCCTACAGAAAG GGTTGTAATCTCCACCTCGCACCAATGGGGAGCAGAGATCACAAAGCTCAACGTCCCTGCTGATTGGAAAG TATGGCAAATTTGGCTGGTACTATTGAGCTTTTTCGGGGCATCAGCGATCCTCTTCTACACGTTCTTCAAGTACACAACCCTTCTGTAA
- the LOC100831179 gene encoding uncharacterized protein LOC100831179 → MDVYGHNISDGRILTGIWIHNRQPDPKIDVNAIWVGWQVWPRHYGDSRTHFFTTWTRDSYRTGCYDMACPAFQLASGSKIVPGTPIKHASDVNGKRQKITIKIFREKSTGNWWIHYGFNKAPRTVRYYLAKLFNRLGKVTDIGIGSVVVRNGDAPSPPMGSGFPQSDKAATITDISFITEDGRIRDASTEIRDQK, encoded by the exons ATGGATGTGTATGGACACAACATCAGCGATGGCCGTATCTTAACAGGAATTTGGATTCATAATCGACAGCCTGATCCCAAAATAGATGTGAATGCAATTTGGGTTGGATGGCAA GTTTGGCCAAGACATTATGGGGATTCACGTACTCACTTCTTCACTACCTGGACG AGAGATTCGTACCGCACAGGGTGCTATGACATGGCTTGTCCTGCATTCCAGCTTGCAAGTGGATCAAAAATTGTGCCGGGCACTCCCATAAAGCATGCATCCGATGTTAATGGGAAGCGACAGAAGATTACAATCAAAATTTTCAGA GAGAAGTCAACTGGAAATTGGTGGATACACTATGGCTTCAACAAGGCTCCAAGAACCGTGAGATATTACCTTGCAAAGTTGTTCAACAGGTTGGGAAAAGTGACTGATATTGGAATTGGTAGCGTTGTTGTAAGGAATGGGGACGCCCCATCTCCTCCCATGGGTAGCGGATTCCCGCAGTCGGATAAGGCCGCGACAATTACCGATATTTCATTCATCACTGAAGATGGCAGAATTAGAGACGCATCTACAGAAATTAGAGACCAGAAGTAG